One region of Danaus plexippus chromosome 16 unlocalized genomic scaffold, MEX_DaPlex mxdp_23, whole genome shotgun sequence genomic DNA includes:
- the LOC116772006 gene encoding allergen Tha p 1-like: MRSLILISVLMAVCYCRPDTYTDRYDSIDLDEILRNRRLLVPYIKCILEEGRCSADGKELKSHIKEALENDCAKCTKAQQNGTKKVIGHLINKENDYWQQLVEKYDPEHKYVEKYEKELRA, encoded by the exons ATGAGGTCACTAATCTTAATATCTGTTTTGATGGCTGTTTGTTATTGTCGTCCCGATACCTACACTGATCGTTATGACAGCATCGACCTAGACGAAATATTAAGGAATCGGCGCCTACTCGTTCCTTATATCAAGTGCATCTTAGAGGAGGGCAGGTGTTCAGCTGACGGAAAAGAACTTAAAT ctCATATCAAAGAAGCCCTTGAAAATGATTGTGCGAAATGTACCAAAGCACAGCAGAACGGGACAAAAAAAGTGATTGGACATCTcattaacaaagaaaatgacTATTGGCAACAGCTTGTTGAGAAATATGATCCCGAACACaaatatgttgaaaaatatgaaaaggaaCTCCGTGCGTAA
- the LOC116771806 gene encoding uncharacterized protein LOC116771806 has protein sequence MLHRLYLMFATLSVINTEMVVPGIDRTMSEGVTSVGYKVVYGDEDLDVINEVVSDSEKLETFKKNSELNKLLPPLPSIDVKCLMSVDRYCSKDMGEMKSILIQALKDDCAKCTQEQKESAGKIVAAMMAHDPVAWKQFLTRSALEILPKKKPPKEVKHIFKQVGEPEYIENSKHRYTTPGVKVRVKRYATKRVN, from the exons ATGTTACATAGATTATACCTCATGTTCGCAACGCTTTCAGTTATAAACACTGAAATGGTAGTACCAGGAATCGATAGGACTATGAGTGAGGGTGTCACAAGTGTAGGTTATAAAGTAGTATATGGAGACGAGGACTTAGACGTTATAAATGAAGTAGTAAGTGATTCAGAGAAGctagaaacatttaaaaagaacTCAGAGCTCAATAAACTCTTGCCTCCACTGCCATCGATCGATGTTAAGTGTTTAATGTCAGTTGACAGATATTGTTCCAAAGATATGGGAGAAATGAAAA gtattttaatacaagCCCTTAAGGATGACTGCGCGAAGTGTACTCAGGAACAGAAAGAGAGTGCAGGGAAGATTGTAGCAGCTATGATGGCTCACGACCCTGTCGCATGGAAACAGTTCCTTACAAG GTCAGCTCTTGAAATCTTGCCGAAAAAGAAGCCACCGAAAGaagttaaacatatttttaagcaaGTAGGAGAACCAGAATATATAGAAAACTCAAAACATAGATATACGACGCCTGGAGTAAAAGTGAGAGTGAAGAGATATGCCACCAAAAGAGTTAATTAA
- the LOC116771998 gene encoding ejaculatory bulb-specific protein 3-like produces the protein MKTLTAFSLFFMAKLCLGDNSYTTKYDGINLDEILASHRLLTGYINCLLDKGPCSPDGKELKNNLPEAIDNDCHKCTQRQKEGADKVMHFIIDNRPEDWDKLEEKYNSDGSYKLKYLTTKLSENSEDVSKNYDEDDEEVNGSRDHTSDNDHDTEMENH, from the exons ATGAAGACACTGACGGCCTTTTCGCTGTTTTTTATGGCGAAGCTCTGCCTTGGTGACAATTCATACACGACAAAGTATGATGGTATAAATTTGGATGAAATTCTAGCCAGCCATCGGTTGTTAACTGGGTATATCAATTGTCTATTGGACAAGGGACCTTGTTCTCCTGATGGAAAGGAATTGAAAA ATAACTTGCCCGAGGCAATTGATAACGACTGCCATAAATGTACCCAAAGGCAAAAAGAGGGAGCTGATAAGGTCATGCATTTCATTATAGATAATAGACCAGAAGATTGGGATAAACTGGAAGAAAA ATACAATTCTGATGGTTCTTacaaactgaaatatttaacaacaaaaCTGTCGGAAAATAGCGAGgatgtaagtaaaaattatgatgaagACGACGAGGAAGTGAATGGGAGTCGTGATCATACAAGCGACAATGACCACGATACGGAGATGGAAAACCATTAA
- the LOC116771880 gene encoding glutamyl-tRNA(Gln) amidotransferase subunit B, mitochondrial: MKYIIGSKKLFNKYNRICARNFTTATTKKWQSVVGLEVHAQLNTKSKLFSGAENTFGGLVNNCVSLFDAAIPGTLPVLNRKCVELGILTALALSCKVNEVSTFDRKHYFYADLPSGYQITQQRAPLASGGIINFQVFTPGIHKKPYKKSSKIKQIQLEQDSGKSLHDSELKRSLVDLNRAGAPLIELVFEPDLEDGEEAAALVKELVLIVQRLGACSGRMEEGALRVDANVSLRRFGDPLSTRTEIKNIGSVRGVAGAVHHEIERQRSILENGGRIINETRAWDATAKVTIPMRDKEVVQDYRYMPEPNLPPLWVNLNTKEDTQDIISVPSIEDRIPELPEQSRTKLINNFNLRPEIAIQLVNEPKLLHYFESVIQNSDRNPIKLANLLLNELLTVLNKQKIDVENCPITVKQMSDLVDLFLINRVNLDVCRRTFECLVNDSSLNVDEVIKQNGWFLISDETDITNKCSEIIKNNPKLVKQYREGKIKVFKALLGLLVKDTNNKLDMSLASKKMEELLKKE; the protein is encoded by the exons atgaaatatattattggttcaaaaaagttatttaacaaatataatagaatatgtGCTCGTAATTTTACCACGGCTACGACAAAAAAATGGCAAAGTGTAGTTGGTTTAGAAGTACACGCTCAGTTAAACACTAAATCGAAACTTTTTTCGGGTGCTGAAAATACTTTTGGTGGTTTAGTGAATAATTGTGTGTCTTTATTTGATGCCGCTATTCCCGGTACGCTGCCGGTTCTTAATAGAAAGTGTGTAGAATTAGGAATATTGACGGCTTTAGCTCTCTCTTGTAAAGTAAATGAAGTATCGACTTTTGACCGTAAACACTATTTTTACGCGGACTTGCCCAGTGGTTATCAGATAACACAACAGAGAGCCCCATTAGCCAGTGgtggtattataaattttcag GTATTTACACCAGGCATTCACAAGAAACCCTACAAGAaaagttcaaaaataaaacagattcaGTTAGAACAGGACAGTGGCAAGTCCCTTCATGACTCAGAGCTAAAGAGGAGTCTCGTTGACCTTAACAGAGCTGGTGCACCACTTATTGAACTTGTTTTTGAACCCGATTTGGAG gatGGCGAAGAGGCAGCAGCTCTTGTAAAGGAGTTAGTTTTAATAGTCCAACGTCTAGGAGCTTGTTCTGGTCGTATGGAAGAAGGAGCTCTGAGAGTAGATGCTAATGTGTCTCTAAGACGATTTGGTGATCCACTCTCAACACGCACAgag ataaaaaacATTGGTTCAGTCCGAGGAGTGGCTGGGGCTGTTCATCATGAGATTGAACGACAGCGGTCTATATTGGAGAATGGCGGAAGGATTATTAATGAGACTCGAGCTTGGGATGCTACCGCCAAAGTTACTATACCTATGAGGGATAAAGAAGTTGTTCAAgattatag ATATATGCCGGAGCCAAACCTACCTCCATTATGGGTAAATCTCAACACAAAAGAAGATACCCAAGACATTATAAGCGTGCCATCAATAGAAGACAGAATACCAGAGCTTCCAGAACAATCTagaacaaaattaatcaacaactttaatttaagacCAGAAATAGCGATACAACTTGTCAACGAGCCCAAGTTACTGCATTACTTTGAAAGTGTCATACAAAACAGTGACAGGAATCCAATCAAATTGGCCAATCTGTTGCTTAATGAACTTTTGactgtattaaataaacagaaaattgATGTCGAGAATTGTCCAATAACAGTTAAACAAATGTCAGATTTAgttgatttgtttttaattaatagagtCAATTTGGATGTATGCCGTAGAACTTTTGAATGTCTCGTGAATGACTCCAGTTTAAATGTAGATGaagtcataaaacaaaatggctgGTTCTTAATATCGGATGAAACAGACATCACTAATAAATGTTcggaaatcataaaaaataatccgaAATTAGTTAAACAGTATAGGGAaggaaaaattaaagtatttaaagcaTTATTGGGACTACTAGTTAAGGACACTAATAATAAACTTGATATGTCACTGGCATCAAAGAAAATGGaagaactattaaaaaaagaataa
- the LOC116772003 gene encoding allergen Tha p 1-like, which produces MKSVGVFCLLSAVVLVTSRPETYTDRFDNINLQEIIDNHRLLKAYINCILDVGKCTNEGRELKMHIKDAIENRCDKCTEVQRNGTRIVIRHLINHEPSSWDELVQKYDPERKYVVKYEAELKDVLKD; this is translated from the exons ATGAAGAGCGTCGGAGTTTTCTGTTTATTGTCGGCGGTAGTTTTGGTAACATCACGCCCCGAAACATACACAGATCGTTTTGATAATATCAACTTACAAGAAATAATCGACAATCATCGGTTACTCAAGGCTTATATTAATTGCATACTGGATGTAGGAAAATGCACGAACGAGGGCCGTGAACTTAAAA TGCACATCAAGGACGCAATTGAGAACCGATGTGACAAGTGTACTGAAGTCCAGCGCAATGGAACAAGGATTGTGATCCGTCACCTCATTAACCATGAACCATCTTCCTGGGATGAACTGGTTCAGAAGTACGACCCTGAGAGGAAATACGTTGTTAAATACGAAGCAGAACTCAAAGACGTTCTTAAGGAttag